A genomic window from Chitinophaga pollutisoli includes:
- a CDS encoding DUF6596 domain-containing protein, which yields MPDAADISLNALLQRLYRQCFGKMTGHLLFMDASLTLADAEDMVQEAFTSAAATWPRQLPDQPEAWLYGAVRNMSRRRQARKPPVIPLTHLPAAPAPEAPPANGDLELLRLLFACMHAKFPPKVQLITALRYVFSLQVQQIGELLGMEADSISKVLYRQRQQLRAGDIAFRSGFVWWSAEKVQLALKALYIIFTEGWKIMDEPLCEDALSLTRETIRRARVCVHDAKALYALMLFQLSRWNTRTGPAGELLELEHQNRAAWNHDMIRVGTGYLKQAAATSTESPYHFEASIAYFHATAPSFAATPWLQIAGLYRQLAALAPSPFVTLNHAIALHFAGQTRAALEMLALLGMDPFMQHHHLLHAALARIHTDLGNPPAALLHYRKALHGKPTPGEAAFIRTRIAAILGASA from the coding sequence ATGCCTGATGCGGCCGACATATCGCTAAACGCCCTCCTGCAGCGGCTCTACCGCCAATGCTTCGGGAAAATGACCGGTCACCTCCTGTTTATGGACGCCTCATTGACCCTGGCCGACGCGGAAGACATGGTGCAGGAGGCGTTCACATCCGCGGCGGCCACCTGGCCCCGCCAGCTCCCCGATCAGCCGGAAGCCTGGCTGTACGGGGCCGTGCGCAACATGAGCAGGCGGCGCCAGGCCCGGAAGCCGCCCGTCATCCCGCTTACCCACCTCCCCGCCGCCCCCGCGCCGGAAGCTCCTCCGGCCAATGGCGATCTCGAACTGCTCCGGCTCCTCTTCGCCTGCATGCATGCGAAATTCCCGCCCAAAGTGCAGCTCATCACCGCGCTGCGGTATGTTTTCAGCCTGCAGGTGCAACAGATCGGCGAGCTGCTCGGCATGGAGGCGGACAGCATTTCGAAAGTCCTGTACCGCCAACGCCAACAACTACGCGCGGGCGACATTGCCTTCCGGTCGGGTTTTGTGTGGTGGAGCGCCGAAAAAGTGCAGCTGGCCCTGAAAGCGTTGTATATCATTTTCACCGAAGGCTGGAAAATAATGGACGAGCCCCTCTGCGAAGACGCCCTCAGCCTCACCCGCGAAACCATCCGCCGGGCGCGCGTTTGCGTCCACGACGCCAAAGCCCTGTATGCGCTCATGCTCTTCCAGCTTTCGCGGTGGAACACACGCACCGGCCCTGCCGGCGAGCTGCTGGAGTTGGAGCACCAAAACCGCGCCGCCTGGAACCACGACATGATCCGCGTGGGCACCGGCTATCTCAAGCAAGCGGCGGCTACCAGCACCGAAAGCCCTTATCACTTCGAAGCGTCCATCGCGTACTTCCATGCCACGGCCCCTTCGTTCGCCGCCACGCCCTGGCTGCAGATCGCGGGATTGTACCGGCAGCTGGCGGCCCTGGCGCCTTCGCCTTTCGTTACACTCAATCATGCCATTGCATTGCATTTCGCGGGGCAAACGCGCGCCGCTTTGGAAATGCTCGCCCTGCTCGGAATGGACCCGTTCATGCAGCATCATCATTTGCTGCATGCCGCGCTGGCACGGATACACACCGATCTCGGCAACCCGCCTGCCGCACTGCTGCATTATCGCAAGGCTTTGCATGGCAAGCCAACGCCGGGCGAAGCTGCGTTTATCCGCACCCGCATTGCGGCGATCCTCGGTGCGAGCGCATAG
- a CDS encoding YciI family protein has translation MKKFMLLIREDLSRLAEMTEAELQADIAEMTAWAEELAAKGHLLSGEPLEPETRYVRKNHIASDGPFAEARESISGYFLIEAEDLDHAARIAASCPPLMENKIAIEVRPLMIYA, from the coding sequence ATGAAAAAATTTATGCTCCTCATCCGGGAAGATTTGTCGCGCCTCGCTGAAATGACCGAAGCCGAGCTTCAGGCCGATATCGCGGAAATGACCGCCTGGGCGGAAGAACTCGCCGCTAAAGGGCACCTCCTGTCCGGCGAACCACTCGAACCGGAAACCCGTTATGTGCGCAAAAATCACATCGCGTCCGACGGGCCTTTCGCCGAAGCCCGCGAATCCATCTCCGGCTACTTCCTTATCGAAGCCGAAGACCTCGACCATGCCGCCCGCATCGCCGCCAGCTGTCCGCCGCTCATGGAAAACAAAATCGCCATAGAAGTCCGACCTTTGATGATCTATGCCTGA